A region of Oncorhynchus masou masou isolate Uvic2021 chromosome 29, UVic_Omas_1.1, whole genome shotgun sequence DNA encodes the following proteins:
- the LOC135520888 gene encoding protein naked cuticle homolog 2-like, whose protein sequence is MGKLQSKHAGKRRENPEGDSFVVNAFLRRAMGDCEIYSSSDHRLNNIQEFPHSELKGRQLLDHHCPLEVDLPPEKAAEGCDSYLQSPHTDPGPDRQLPRGGDAGKVSGKKRISLDDLECDVSVEEDNRQEWIFTLYDFDNSGKVTKEDMSSLMHTIYDVVDASVNHSSCHSKRRTLRVKLTVAPEPSARRRDHISTGPDRESGRLHQEEGRSADRRLSSHIRPALPGQSSEGQHYCVDENTERRNHYLDLAGIENYTSRFEGSTPPPPPQETHLQTSQSQNRSRSQEPEAHAAHAHQRRSQVISENYTPLEARGRGASHFLKSPRGTSKGSGIGGTTGGLERAKSSKYHAGGHYPPQPPPLQTLLHTGTSSSGGHYPPQPPPLQTLLHTGTSSSGGHGGQDVYHLPSSSHHQHPLQHSHSKRLRAKAREGQGLSPSKTPLSPHSNPQHQHQGPPPPCLEREKEREQGSGLPGSPGSFVLPLVQRHEHRHHHEHHHHHHYHHHHQT, encoded by the exons GAGTTTCCACATAGTGAGCTGAAGGGGAGACAGCTCTTAGACCATCACTGTCCTCTAGAGG TGGATCTCCCTCCAGAGAAGGCTGCTGAGGGCTGTGACAGTTACCTGCAGTCCCCCCACACAGACCCAGGGCCAGACAGGCAGCTACCGAGAGGAGGGGACGCAGGCAAAGTCTCTGGGAAGAAACGCATCAGCCTGGAT GACCTCGAGTGTGACGTATCAGTGGAGGAAGATAATCGTCAGGAATGGATCTTCACCCTCTATGATTTTGACAACAGTGGCAAAGTTACTAAGGAG gacaTGTCCAGTCTGATGCACACCATCTATGATGTGGTGGACGCTTCGGTCAATCACTCGTCCTGCCACAGTAAGAGGAGGACCCTACGGGTCAAGCTGACCGTCGCCCCAGAGCCCAGTGCTCGGAGGAGAGACCACATCTCCACTGGCCCAG ACCGGGAGTCAGGACGCCTTCACCAGGAGGAGGGACGATCAGCAGACAGACGGCTTTCTTCTCATATCAg GCCAGCCCTCCCAGGCCAGAGCAGTGAGGGACAGCATTACTGTGTGGATGAGAACACTGAGAGGAGGAATCACTATCTGGACCTAGCTGGTATAGAGAACTACACCTCCAGGTTTGAAG gatccacccctcccccccccccccaggagaccCATCTGCAGACCTCCCAGTCCCAGAACCGCTCCCGTTCCCAGGAGCCCGAGGCCCACGCCGCCCACGCCCACCAGCGCCGCTCGCAGGTCATCAGTGAGAACTACACCCCTCTAGAAGCCCGGGGTCGGGGCGCGTCACACTTCCTGAAGTCCCCCAGAGGAACATCTAAAGGATCCGGCATCGGAGGGACCACTGGGGGACTTGAAAGGGCCAAGTCTAGTAAATACCACGCTGGGGGTCATtaccctcctcagcctcctcctctccagacccTGCTGCATACAGGGACCTCCTCATCTGGGGGTCATTAccctccccagcctcctcctctccagacccTGCTGCATACAGGGACCTCCTCATCTGGGGGTCACGGAGGTCAGGATGTGtaccatctcccctcctccagcCACCACCAGCACCCTCTGCAGCACAGCCACAGCAAACGGCTCCGGGCCAAAGCCAGGGAGGGTCAGGGCCTGTCGCCGTCCAAAACGCCCCTGTCACCTCACTCCAATCCCCAGCATCAGCATCAGggtccccctcctccctgtctggagagggagaaggagagggagcaggGGTCTGGGCTGCCCGGCAGCCCTGGGTCCTTTGTGTTGCCTCTGGTGCAGCGTCACGAGCACCGACACCACCAcgaacaccaccatcaccaccactaccaccaccaccaccagacatGA